In Lactuca sativa cultivar Salinas chromosome 5, Lsat_Salinas_v11, whole genome shotgun sequence, the DNA window aatgaaagttgtagtactcgtaaatactaatgcgtgtatataaagaacgtagaaaacggagctcgtacgcgaaagataCGGACgatgcttggagactactttactataaaattcttataaataagagatgaattcttcataatttcttcacaccataagcctctctttctctctctaacttctctctagcctccctgaACCCCTccgaagtctagggaacctccctagcacgagaagaaagccccggagcgtccgacggctccgagaagaaaaactTTCGGCTcgaaaacgctgctccagcgaaacccggtttttaataaaaacccgttgtaagtgagctacgcttatactatatttaatataccttttatttaattatagtaacattattaggatcttaaaataattatttgagctattattatgagttatattgagtgttatttaatgcttatataataataataacagctagactgttaattagtcgcggttaatgttaaaactaaaccctagtggtattgatactaggttttgtcgagaaaaattattttgagataacaaagcgttgtctgagttcggaatcaccaccgtatcaagtgagtgcatagtccctttcatgaacataattttaatacaagtattgattgaagtattaattatatgtttatgcgtgagttaattgatgttgcctgaaatacgtgttaaagaacatacctgattatatatgatgatttaggataatgagtagacctaaattaattatgaggaatattgggtagtattttcttacaaGTACAAGTGATTTATACCCAGaaaatagaactttagtatatgtcatttatcCGGGAGCGTGGATTAGACAcaatcattgtccctagtccgaacTGTCATTAATTCGggggtatggattaagacatagccagttgtccttagtccgggagtatggattaagacatagtcattcgtccctagtccgagagtatggattaggcataatcattcgtcattaatctgagagtatggattagtcattcgtccctagtccgagagtatggattaggcattaCCATTCGTCATTAatatgagagtatggattaggtaaaacggttaatcttgggtttgagagtatggatagtctcattgtgaggatcgacggggtgggataagagttgcttatacatatatggtgaaattgtatattttgtgagttctaaattatatatatgatataacattgtgggattgaaatccctatgtactcaccaggtttcccaacctgacccactcagtttatttatatcacaggtctTGATATGAAGTcaaattacactgagagattaaggagatataaatcactagtgataatgaatgtaagttctgtttatgcttatgtttctgtattgacgataacatcccaaatgtttttaaatgaataaaaatacttttattcggaaatgctttgataacgtatttatcatgttttactgggaacaaattccgcaaacaTTTTTATTacaagaggtactctgatttttataaagcataaacaaaatcggtcttttctggccgagaaaattgGGATGTCACAGTTACGCATGGCACACGAGGAggataagaaaaccctaatttggggcgttgcaccctatataaggtcCTTAAGTCCCTAGGGCTGACCTCTTTATCAGCCTCCATTACCCTAAAATCCTAATCTCGAACCCTAATAGcttctttgagtgttcttgatcCTTGGTATTGATTTTGGTGGTTTATGCTCCTTGAAgtaaaagaagaagaagttggtggACTCATTCTTTGGAAAGAAGCTTAGAGATCCAGATTTACCTCCATCTCTTGGTGACTTTTGAGATATAAAGTCCTAACCTTGATCCTTGTAtgattagatctcttcatgtcatggtttttatgcttttggtcccttttgggttAGTTTGATGAGTTAAGTTGTTTGTGGGGCTTATCCTTTTAGATATGGGCATATTATGAGTTTCTTAAGATTAAAGGTAAATACTTTATGGTGTTGAtggtctcatgcatgcattaagtcatctATTAAGTCCTTTTGATCTTTAAGAGCTTCGTtatgccatgcatgcacgtaaagtgaGGAACTTTATAAACCAGcccaaggaagtcagatctaaatTTTGCAGCGATGTCTTAATCAATTAAGAGCTGGAAATGAAAGTTGGCTGAATGAGGGAGTGCGTTGGGAATACAAGCAGGTATGCTTAACGTACAAGCCCTAAGGAAAGTACGCCGCACGTACGAGTGAGTACACACCGCGTACTCAACCAGTTGGGCATCAAATATTTTAGGCTTCGGTTTGGGGCATATTTGGACTTAGATGCTTAGGGCCTTGTTAGGCCATCAAGTTCTTGGGCTGATGCCCATTTATGGTTTTCTTGGAAAAGGCCCATGAAAGGGAtttggacccaatttggaaaattggtctATGATTGGGCCTTggatgattattttggtaattgggCCTTTTAGGGTTGtaggtttgggccttagtcttggaccaaaatagataaagggtaaaatgatatttttacccTAATTTTGGActgatggttatggattggaatccaattattaattggatgttatttggtattgatagctagGGGATTTGTCGGACTAGCAACCATAGATTTATCAGTGTGATCCAGCAGTTCGAGgtaagtttcctcactgtgtttagcaggccaaaggcaccaatgccgacccatgattatgttatgttaggatgctagatgtctgcgtgactcttgcatgtgttatgcaCTTGTATGCTTACTGGGCGGGGCCCGGTGACCATCTTGTATGCTATgcatctttgtgattattgcatgtgtatgtgtttatatgatatatgtttatatgtatgccGAGCGAGGCGCGATGTGTATACCGAGCGAGGCGCGAtgtgtataccgagcggggcttgaTGCTGGGCGAGGCCATATGATTGGCGGGTCCCATGGTATTTTGGAGAATTCATTAAACTTTGAGCtgacagttttcagtttatgttttaggtacttccaattccaaagggaagagcacgagatgattgcagagcacacaccacctcgttccaCATTTTCTTGATTTACTTTGATGCGATATGATGATTGATACATTTGTTTTATCTGGATTTGTATGATGATGTTTTTGGGATActtgttttattaatttaaaaatggatTTGTTGGGACGTTACAACAAACCCTGAATCGAAGGTATGTGTCACTTTAAGAGAGAAAGAAGGTTGTGGTAGTATTTTTTTCGTCCTTGGAAAATCAAGGGTTTTATCATTGCTGGAAAATCGAATAAGACAAAGTCCACATACTACGAGCACTCTAACTGGAGAAGACAAAATTGAGATAGCGGGGCTTCGACGAGATAGGTAAGAGCGAGGTGAGGTGAATGACAAGATAGTGGTGCTCTAGCTGGCTCACATGATGCGGAGGGAGAGATGGTGCTCCAGACACTTGGAGGGAGGGATAGGTGGTGTGGGGTTAGGTggttttttattttagtttttttaattagtgtaataaaaagaaaattataaaggTTAATATATCACTTTGattgttttcaaaatgttttgGACTAAAACTACAATAAAAACTTTATTTTGAACCAGTGatgttaatttaaatttttttgaaaaaacatcataaatggtccgtGTGTTTTCCCAGATTCTGAAGTTTAGTCCTCGTGGTTTAAAAATCTCATAAATGGTCcgtgtgctttcaaaacttttgacagatgatccttattgctaactccgttaacttTTGTCCGTTAATTGAGggacattttcgtcatttcacaccacatggaccatttatgatcttttcagttattgttttttaaaaagagaaaactaaatataattatttaatatataaaatctctctctctctctctctctgaacacATATATAGACAATCAAAATCCTCTTCACCTCCTTGTGTCACATCGATGTTTACTTCTGGGAAGCCAAGGTAACCTATTATTCCCTGTTTCGATCTTGTAAAAACCCAAAATTAAAATCATAAATCTTTGTTTTCGAACTTTTCAGGGTCAGAATGCTTTGTTTCCTCGAATTTTTGGACATGAAGTTGGAGGGTATGTTTGATTCTTGTTAAAATCGGAAAAGGGTTTCTTCTAATCTTTGATCTGAAAATAATCTAATAAGTTTTTAAACATGAACAGGGTCGTGGAGAGTGTTGGGGAAGGAGTGACTGAGCTTCAGCCCGGAGATCATGTCCTCCCTGTTTTCACCGGAGAATGCAAAGAGTGCGCCCACTGTAAATCCGAAGAGAGCAACATGTGCGACCTTTTGAGAATCAACACCGATAGAGGAGTCATGATTAACGATCAAAAATATCGATTTTCCATCAACGGAAAACCCCTTTTCCATTTCGTAGGAACTTCAACATTCAGTGAATACACCGTCGTTCATGTTGGCTATCTCGCCGAAATCAACCCTCTTGCTCCTCTTGACAACGTCTGCATCCTCAGTTGTGGGATCTCCACAAGTATAAAAAGAAATCATAGTATCCTCCGATTGCAGTTCAATTGGTGTTTTCTTGACCTAATTAATCTTCGTGTTTTCTTCAGGTCCTGTGCAGCTAATTAATCTTCGCCCCTCTCAGATCTATGTCGCCAACCCCCTTTCTCAGGGTGTTCTTTAAAAATGCAGAGCGTAGGATTTTATGATTGGGTTGATTTTGGCgtgaaagagaaaaagaaaagaaattaatGACTTCTGATTCGAGTTTGTTGATAAATTTCATTGGAACACTGTCATTAACAACCTTGTAGAGAAGTTGTTGTTTGGTTTGTAGGTCTTGAAAAAAAGGCGACTTGTGGTAGTTCTTCAATTGAACAATGGGAGTTTTGTTGATGTGtttgaataaaaaaaaagagGCATACGAACACAAAAGTTGGTTGTtgctttagagagagagagagagagagagagagagagagagagagagagagagagagagagagagagagagagagagagagagagagagagagagagagagagagattttatatattaaataattatatttagttttttcttttttaaaaaaaataactgaaaagatcataaatggtccctgtggtgtgaaatgacgaaaatgcccctcaaTTAATGGACAAaagttaacggagttagcaataaggaccatctgtcaaaagttttgaaagcacagggaccatttatgagattTTTAAACCACATGGACTAAACTTCAGAATCTGGGaaaacacatggaccatttatgatgttttttcaaattttttggaCAATTTTTGACTAAACATATGGACAACTTTTGTAATTTTatctataaaatatataaaagtatTTGATGTTTGTTTGGTGGTTTAAAATGTGAAgtataaatgtttatttataataagaggaaaaaaacaaaaatattgagAAATGTCCATTAGAAAACGGTCAAGCaacattaagaaaaaaaaaagtgcgATATATCTTTCTTGTGCGGTGGCATTACcgcacctctcgtaaccagacgTTATCATCACGGCGACACATTATATACCGCGGTATGGGTTGATACCCACTCCGGTCGTCCTAAGGTGCAAAATAAATATAAATCCCAATTAATAATATATTCGACCTGTAACTGTAAAACCTCAATTGTGAAGGTTGAAAAAAAACAAAGGATAAGTGATGTAATCGGAATAAACAGTGTCAGAGAGATATGTCATGGTGATTTGTCATCCTTATCCGGTTCATGATTCGTGGGTATAAATAAATAAAGACTATACTCTAGTTTTTGGCTCTTACGAAACTGAACAATATGTATACTTTCAGAACCGCTACATTATGTTTTATGCCTAGAACACAGTGTCATGGATTATCTCTAACTTAATTCCTTGTTAACCCAGGCTTAATGAGACAAGGTGTATGTATCATTAAACATCTAATAAAACTAGTGACGAATAAATAACAATCTTGGATAATCTGTTTAAAAAAGAAAGGATAATGTTGAGGTGTATATGTACAAGTGGGCCTGATCATGGTGGGCTCAGCTTGTGGCCGAGTTACTTTACTGTTGAAAAAGAGACTAGAGATTCAAATGATATTGGTAAAAACAAATTTAGATGTGTTTTTTAACTTCTTTTTTCTTCAAGTCGAGTGTGTGTGATAGGAGAGCCCTACGTATAAATTGTAGTTCAAAGTTCATaactaaaaaaagtaaaaaactcATGATCATTATCTAGAGGAATTTCATAGGATGAAtcatatcattatcaaaatacaatgTAAATAAACGTATAAAATTTCATGGCGGGCATCTTTCTAATTATCGTTGGGGTTCGGTTGGATAAAAAAGCATGGTCAACGGCGGTGCAGTCGCACCAGGCCTCCGATTTTAGGGGGCCTCCAATTTTTAGGATAATTTATAGTTATAGTATTGGTATTTTTGTAAAatctatttttatgttttatcaATAAATAAAATTAGCCTGATAACTTTTGGTTCCAATTTTAGATGCGTTTTAACATTTGGCCTCCGATGCATTTGAATTACCGAAACAAAGTCTCACTTTAAAATCATTGTCAACTACAAGGTGGGAAAGTAGGATTGAAAGTGTGAAAGCAATGGTTACTCAAGCTGCATAAACTTGTTGAAGAAGAGATatacataaaaatcataagtGAAGCTACTTGTCTAGCAGAGTATGAACTTAGCAGATTTGACTTTATAACAGGTATGGTTATATGATATCATATATTGGTTAAAGTAAATAACCTGAGCTAACAACTTCAGTCTGAGGGTATGCGTATTGATGAGGCAATGAGTAGTGTGGGAGCACTTGTTGAGTTTTTTAAAGACTATCGAGAGAATGGGTTTGGGAAGGCTTTGGATTATGCGAGAGCTATAGCTTATGATTTGGAAATTTATCCGGTGTTCattgagaaaaataataaaagaaaaattgttAAAAAAAGACATTTTGATGAGAATGACATTGGGTCATCAGAGCGGTACATGAACTTTCACCTCAAGAGTCATTTAGGATTCAATATTTTGTGtacatagttgatcaagctattggTTCATTCGAGCGAAGGTTTGAATGATACAAACAATATGAAGACATTTTTGGTTTCTTATTCACAATAGAAAAGTTGAAGTCAATGAATACTAGCGAGTTAAAGTCATGTTGCAAAAATCTGGAAAATAGGCTGCAAAATGGTCATATCTCAGACATTAATGCTGATGATTTATTCAACAAACTGAAGTTGTTACAAAAATATTTACCGGTTGAACACAACACAGCTAACGAAATACTAAATTTCCTAAAAATGATGAACACTTAACCAGTTTCTTGTCTAGCATACAGAATATTGTTGATTGTTCCTATTACAGTTGCATCAACGGAAAAAAGTTTTTCAGaattaaagcttttaaaatcTTATTTGCGCTCGACCATGTCTCAAGAGAGATTAAACGCTTTGACATTGATTTCGATTGAGAACGAGTTTCTTGAGAATATTGATTATGAAACTCTCATAGAtgaattttcttataaaaatgcTAGAAGGTCAATGTTTAGAAAATAGTAATgcgttgttttttttttgttgaaaagtTGTTTATAACAGTTTTATTTGATTACTAATTAGTGATGAAGACATTATTTTGTGGTAGTGAATTTATGAGATGTtttttagcaactttatgttttgaattagtggTAACAAATGTAGTTAATAATATTTACAAGAAATTTTTGTGGGGCCTAATTTTAGTTTTTGCACAAGGCCTCCGAAATGTCAAGGCCGGGCCTGGTCAATATATATTCgaaacaaaataaattttaaattttaaaacacgATGCATGGGTATATATATTAGATTAAACACATAGACATGAAACAACCCACAAAGAGTAAAATATTCATATCCGATACAATCCGACTTTGTTAGTCCAGTGAAATGTTTAATCAATAATTGTATATTAATTACGCACGATCAACGTCAACGATGTCTTTTTAATAATTAGGGATGTTTAAAACAAACTTATGTGTTTTTTACAAGTATTCACTAGTTTATCGCGGTTTCAAACGAAGTTAAAAGTGTCTTTAAACTTATTCGATACCAAAAACGTAATAaaatgataaattactttttaataTTTGACAAAATTTTGTTTATACATGTAATgaaatggtatatatatatatatatatatatatatatatatatatatatatatatatatatatatatatatatatatatatatatatatatatatatatatatatatatatatatatatatatatatatatataggggagagttcaattaagaaaaaaaaaaggttgagaatgggggaatcattctcagccaatcatttattttttgccgcaaaagcctccaacGTACCGACGGAAATGGGAAacgaatgcacatgtgttttccaacataacatatttccttaaactgtgctaatcattaccttaatatatacaaaaacataattgttttttttttttttttttgtttttgtttttgttttttgttaatttttataagctatttttatcaaaaatgattttaaatatactaaaattcatgattttttattttctacAAATAGACaaccatattgatatagttttaagataaaataaaaaatttattttttttatatattcagctatcgttattcataaatgaGTAACAATGCATCAggttttattacagtacattcgttattcacttatgaataaaaagtatgattttttttttttttttttttttttttttttttttttttttttttacaatttaagtatcattcatatatgaacataagatataataaacatagtatattcatattttaatattggacgataaattcacttgtgaatattaacatcgtatattcacttgtgaatattagatgatatattcacttatgagtattaaatgatatttcatatgttaatattacatagtattacatgatatatcacatgtgaatattagatgatatattcacttatgaatattacacagtatattcacatatgaatattacaaggtatattcacttatgaatattgaaggtattttgacaaatatatataatttttatatgttattcacatatgaataacatacagacttgcatatttgttttgtgtttttaataatcatatactgattcaggtgagaaaacatattcatatgtgaatataatgtggtaatttagtttatgcatttcatcaaacagttggagtgcaaacaagttaactattttaaaaatgttaaaaacatcaagttatcaattccaaatcatcatatacttccgatttcgacttcagatgcgacatcctatctctgatcgatttctcaatttgattttgattttcgaAAATCCGATTAGGAACCTGTGAGTACCGATTCCAAGTCCCTCAATGTCGACTGTGACTGCAAGTCCagaactccgattccaatttcatgaacagcgaagaaattccggtttagttgaagaaatttggatgattattgaaggTTGGAGGAAAATTTTTGATGATGAACAAAAAgttatcgaattctctataggtacgtatttgagattgaatgttattacgatatttacaagtttgccaccgtgtcttttatgcttagattaaatgagtggctgagaatgattcccccattttcaaccttttttattttatcaattgaacccacctatatatatatatatatatatatatatatatatatatatatatatatatatatatatatatatatatatatatatatatataaggttatttggaaaacaaaaaaaaaccctaaaaatcataaaaatgcataaaaaaatacttagaggtcacaaatttttttttttttaattttttttatgaaaaaatcgtTACTTTTTTAACAAAATCgctgaaaaaaaatcattttttttataaaaaaaaattggtttttttcAAACTTTTTTCAGCGAATCTATAGTAAAAGTAGcgattttttcattaaaaaattcaaaaaaaagttttgtgacctctaagtattttttaatgcatttttatgatttttaggggttttttttaggattttttgttttccatagaacctaaacatatatatatatacatatatatatatatatatatatatatatatatatatatatatatacactaccatataaaagaaatcttactatttctataaatataatcaatataataataatatttttttaagacgttcaagtcTTTAAGCTTAAAATACAACCAATtatcaatataataatattataatatatatcttaCAAATGATAATTTTAGGGATacaagtattaaaaacacatttaaattagtatttccttatttttagggATTGAATTAGttttttcatcaattttgacCCAACTTGTACTTCTAAAATATCTCTTCTCTGGTATCTGGTGCATTCGAAATCTGAAACACTTCTTTTCGACAAATCGTTTGAAATTTAAAAGCTCATTCAAATTGGAGTTCCCTAATTTTTTTGCATAAAATATAGTTGACTGGAGACTAATTCAAATCTTCATCTCCTTTTCCTCCATGGAATCCACCACCACAATATTTTTTGGCCTTTAAAACTCACTGCTATCTCCCACCTCTCTTCTTTGTGAGTGTTCACCCGGTTCCTCTTTTATCTATGAAAGGTCACCATCCAAAAAATGAGAAGAATCGTTCAAAAGGATCAACGTTTTTTTTTCCGAGATTTCGTCTATGCGAGGCCACCACTAGATCTCGATTAGATCTCGATTTACAGATCTTCAAACCGACTCATGTTTTTAACCTTGCTCTTGCACCACTTCTATAGATGCCACCTCTCTCTCTCATGATCGACTTTAAAATAGATTAGCTTTTCCACTTCAGGTAcgctctcttcctctctctttcGATTCCACCTTTTTCCTCACCCTCCTTCCCCTCCTGTCTCTATCAACCTAGACGTTACTCCATCACCATTTTTATACCGATTTTGGATTTGAATGGGTTGCGATGTGTGGCAAATCGAtgtttaaatcttttttttttttatcaaaataacaaattgttgactcaatgtttttttttatcaagaaGAACAACTAACAGTGCCCAGGAAGCACCAGGTGTTGGCAAGGTTAGTTTAGTCTTTGCTAAACTCTTATTTGACATTTCTCTAACACACATACACATTGTGCATAATAACTGAAAGatgtaaaattttatttatggtAATGTTGCTTCTTGTGGGTTATCTTTCAGGTCTTTCTAATATGACAACTTCGATTTTTAGTGGGAACACCATCATCACTTCCAAAGGAATGACTCATATGCCAATTTTGGGTTCATCTTTCATGTCTTTTAGTGTGAAAACTTTGGTCAATTGGTTAAAGTTGGACCTCAAAAGAAGTCCAGAGATCCGTGCTTGCTGAGTTCTTCAGTTAGGTATTGTTTTCAGAAATGATATAGTTATCATATTTAAATCATATATGGATCATGTGTATTCTAATGTTTTCAAGGTCAATCATGTCACGTTATAAGATTCAATGCTGGTGTCTGTTTTTTACTGGAATCAGCTATGTAacatgatcatgttcatgtttttATTTTCAGATTAAAGAACTGGACAAACTAAGTTGGTCTTGAGGAT includes these proteins:
- the LOC122197922 gene encoding alcohol dehydrogenase 1; translated protein: MNLHIIYGMIEAEIRNFVDRWWLLKKRKEARITEDEEIWETQGPITVVVGVPDGLVTIKILFTSLCHIDVYFWEAKGQNALFPRIFGHEVGGVVESVGEGVTELQPGDHVLPVFTGECKECAHCKSEESNMCDLLRINTDRGVMINDQKYRFSINGKPLFHFVGTSTFSEYTVVHVGYLAEINPLAPLDNVCILSCGISTSIKRNHSILRLQFNWCFLDLINLRVFFRSCAAN